From Mus musculus strain C57BL/6J chromosome 17, GRCm38.p6 C57BL/6J, the proteins below share one genomic window:
- the Thumpd2 gene encoding THUMP domain-containing protein 2 isoform X1, with protein sequence MAVAQADPGSDPAGGARFFCTAGRGLEPFLMREVRARLEATQVEYISGKVFFTTCSDLPSMKKLKSAERLFVLIKKQLPIAVSSLHKGKILNEMQRFVNDDPGSWLEAISLWKKLLEHDPKREKVSQRDANPLKRKAGENETIIAKKLKVEEKQEVAKDHGESQEDKLLQGSPEQGEAVTRTELQDHRLNSTTEKAADAQDQEDLTFRVSCRCTGNVRKVITGQEAGRVIGLALMRQFGWKADLRNPNIEIFMHLSDAYSVVGIPLLRMPLASRTYIQTAGLRSTIAWAMASIAEIKAGALVLDPMCGLGTILVEAAEEWPVSRKDVFYMGADMSDAQLLGACDNLKAAGLTDRIELLKSSVTDLPLPSQSTDVIISDIPFGKKFKLGKDIKSILQEMERVLRVGGAMVLLLSEDHHRHLTDCGGSSIPLTSKGHIAEPEMKTLSNPDRTGAPDTASPSQRASSVQCLGRMRPCGSLVPVESFKVSLGKTDAFICKYKKAQASGLSSAECHEPGAHTEMAAMQESPSLQDSL encoded by the exons ATGGCTGTAGCCCAGGCAGACCCGGGTTCTGACCCCGCTGGCGGCGCCCGGTTCTTCTGCACCGCGGGCCGCGGCCTGGAGCCGTTCTTGATGCGGGAGGTGCGCGCGCGGCTGGAAGCCACGCAG GTTGAATACATTTCAGGAAAAGTGTTTTTCACCACCTGTTCAGATTTGCCCTCTATGAAGAAGTTGAAGTCAGCGGAAAGACTGTTTGTGTTGATTAAGAAGCAGCTTCCCATTGCAGTCTCTTCTCTGCACAAAG gaAAAATACTTAATGAGATGCAAAGATTTGTAAATGATGATCCAGGAAGTTGGCTGGAGGCCATTTCACTTTGGAAAAAACTTCTCGAACATGacccaaaaagagaaaaagtttcTCAAAGGGATGCTAACCCACTAAAACGGAAAGCGGGAGAAAATGAAACTATCATTGCTAAGAAATTAAAAGTGGAGGAGAAACAAGAGGTTGCCAAGGATCACGGAGAAAGCCAGGAGGACAAACTTCTGCAAGGCTCCCCGGAGCAAGGAGAAGCTGTCACTAGAACAGAGCTGCAAGACCATAGACTCAATAGTACCACAGAGAAGGCAGCTGATGCTCAGGACCAGGAGGACTTGACCTTCAGGGTTTCCTGCCGCTGCACCGGGAATGTCAGAAAGGTCATCACGGGACAG gaggcaggaagagtgaTTGGACTTGCTCTCATGAGGCAGTTTGGATGGAAAGCTGACTTGAGGAATCCAAATATAGAG ATCTTCATGCACCTGAGTGATGCTTACTCCGTGGTGGGGATTCCTCTGCTCAG AATGCCCTTGGCCAGCAGAACTTACATCCAGACAGCTGGGCTGCGGTCAACCATAGCGTGGGCCATGGCGTCCATTGCAGAAATTAAG GCTGGAGCACTGGTTTTAGATCCGATGTGTGGCCTTGGGACTATACTTGTGGAAGCAGCCGAAGAGTGGCCAGTAAGTCGCAAG GATgtattttacatgggtgctgataTGAGTGACGCACAGTTACTTGGCGCATGTGACAATCTGAAGGCTGCAGGCCTTACAGACAGGATTGAGTTACTTAAAAGCTCTGTTACAG ATTTACCACTGCCATCACAAAGTACGGATGTTATTATTTCTGACATTCCATTTGGGAAAAAATTTAAGTTAGGAAAAGACATCAAAAGCATTCTACAAGAAATGGAAAG AGTGCTGCGTGTTGGTGGGGCCATGGTCTTGTTGCTCAGTGAAGATCACCACCGGCATCTTACAGACTGTGGAGGCAGCAGCATCCCCCTGACTTCCAAGGGTCACATCGCTGAGCCTGAGATGAAGACGCTTTCGAATCCTGACAGAACTGGTGCACCCGACACAGCATCACCTTCACAAAGAGCAAGTAGCGTGCAGTGTCTGGGCAGGATGCGGCCCTGTGGCTCATTGGTACCAGTGGAATCCTTCAAAGTTAGCCTTGGAAAAACAGATgcatttatatgtaagtataagAAGGCACAAGCTTCGGGACTGTCCTCAGCTGAATGCCATGAGCCAGGTGCACACACCGAGATGGCAGCCATGCAAGAATCCCCTTCTCTCCAGGATTCCTTATAG
- the Thumpd2 gene encoding THUMP domain-containing protein 2 isoform X2, whose product MKKLKSAERLFVLIKKQLPIAVSSLHKGKILNEMQRFVNDDPGSWLEAISLWKKLLEHDPKREKVSQRDANPLKRKAGENETIIAKKLKVEEKQEVAKDHGESQEDKLLQGSPEQGEAVTRTELQDHRLNSTTEKAADAQDQEDLTFRVSCRCTGNVRKVITGQEAGRVIGLALMRQFGWKADLRNPNIEIFMHLSDAYSVVGIPLLRMPLASRTYIQTAGLRSTIAWAMASIAEIKAGALVLDPMCGLGTILVEAAEEWPVSRKDVFYMGADMSDAQLLGACDNLKAAGLTDRIELLKSSVTDLPLPSQSTDVIISDIPFGKKFKLGKDIKSILQEMERVLRVGGAMVLLLSEDHHRHLTDCGGSSIPLTSKGHIAEPEMKTLSNPDRTGAPDTASPSQRASSVQCLGRMRPCGSLVPVESFKVSLGKTDAFICKYKKAQASGLSSAECHEPGAHTEMAAMQESPSLQDSL is encoded by the exons ATGAAGAAGTTGAAGTCAGCGGAAAGACTGTTTGTGTTGATTAAGAAGCAGCTTCCCATTGCAGTCTCTTCTCTGCACAAAG gaAAAATACTTAATGAGATGCAAAGATTTGTAAATGATGATCCAGGAAGTTGGCTGGAGGCCATTTCACTTTGGAAAAAACTTCTCGAACATGacccaaaaagagaaaaagtttcTCAAAGGGATGCTAACCCACTAAAACGGAAAGCGGGAGAAAATGAAACTATCATTGCTAAGAAATTAAAAGTGGAGGAGAAACAAGAGGTTGCCAAGGATCACGGAGAAAGCCAGGAGGACAAACTTCTGCAAGGCTCCCCGGAGCAAGGAGAAGCTGTCACTAGAACAGAGCTGCAAGACCATAGACTCAATAGTACCACAGAGAAGGCAGCTGATGCTCAGGACCAGGAGGACTTGACCTTCAGGGTTTCCTGCCGCTGCACCGGGAATGTCAGAAAGGTCATCACGGGACAG gaggcaggaagagtgaTTGGACTTGCTCTCATGAGGCAGTTTGGATGGAAAGCTGACTTGAGGAATCCAAATATAGAG ATCTTCATGCACCTGAGTGATGCTTACTCCGTGGTGGGGATTCCTCTGCTCAG AATGCCCTTGGCCAGCAGAACTTACATCCAGACAGCTGGGCTGCGGTCAACCATAGCGTGGGCCATGGCGTCCATTGCAGAAATTAAG GCTGGAGCACTGGTTTTAGATCCGATGTGTGGCCTTGGGACTATACTTGTGGAAGCAGCCGAAGAGTGGCCAGTAAGTCGCAAG GATgtattttacatgggtgctgataTGAGTGACGCACAGTTACTTGGCGCATGTGACAATCTGAAGGCTGCAGGCCTTACAGACAGGATTGAGTTACTTAAAAGCTCTGTTACAG ATTTACCACTGCCATCACAAAGTACGGATGTTATTATTTCTGACATTCCATTTGGGAAAAAATTTAAGTTAGGAAAAGACATCAAAAGCATTCTACAAGAAATGGAAAG AGTGCTGCGTGTTGGTGGGGCCATGGTCTTGTTGCTCAGTGAAGATCACCACCGGCATCTTACAGACTGTGGAGGCAGCAGCATCCCCCTGACTTCCAAGGGTCACATCGCTGAGCCTGAGATGAAGACGCTTTCGAATCCTGACAGAACTGGTGCACCCGACACAGCATCACCTTCACAAAGAGCAAGTAGCGTGCAGTGTCTGGGCAGGATGCGGCCCTGTGGCTCATTGGTACCAGTGGAATCCTTCAAAGTTAGCCTTGGAAAAACAGATgcatttatatgtaagtataagAAGGCACAAGCTTCGGGACTGTCCTCAGCTGAATGCCATGAGCCAGGTGCACACACCGAGATGGCAGCCATGCAAGAATCCCCTTCTCTCCAGGATTCCTTATAG
- the Thumpd2 gene encoding THUMP domain-containing protein 2 yields MAVAQADPGSDPAGGARFFCTAGRGLEPFLMREVRARLEATQVEYISGKVFFTTCSDLPSMKKLKSAERLFVLIKKQLPIAVSSLHKGKILNEMQRFVNDDPGSWLEAISLWKKLLEHDPKREKVSQRDANPLKRKAGENETIIAKKLKVEEKQEVAKDHGESQEDKLLQGSPEQGEAVTRTELQDHRLNSTTEKAADAQDQEDLTFRVSCRCTGNVRKVITGQEAGRVIGLALMRQFGWKADLRNPNIEIFMHLSDAYSVVGIPLLRMPLASRTYIQTAGLRSTIAWAMASIAEIKAGALVLDPMCGLGTILVEAAEEWPDVFYMGADMSDAQLLGACDNLKAAGLTDRIELLKSSVTDLPLPSQSTDVIISDIPFGKKFKLGKDIKSILQEMERVLRVGGAMVLLLSEDHHRHLTDCGGSSIPLTSKGHIAEPEMKTLSNPDRTGAPDTASPSQRASSVQCLGRMRPCGSLVPVESFKVSLGKTDAFICKYKKAQASGLSSAECHEPGAHTEMAAMQESPSLQDSL; encoded by the exons ATGGCTGTAGCCCAGGCAGACCCGGGTTCTGACCCCGCTGGCGGCGCCCGGTTCTTCTGCACCGCGGGCCGCGGCCTGGAGCCGTTCTTGATGCGGGAGGTGCGCGCGCGGCTGGAAGCCACGCAG GTTGAATACATTTCAGGAAAAGTGTTTTTCACCACCTGTTCAGATTTGCCCTCTATGAAGAAGTTGAAGTCAGCGGAAAGACTGTTTGTGTTGATTAAGAAGCAGCTTCCCATTGCAGTCTCTTCTCTGCACAAAG gaAAAATACTTAATGAGATGCAAAGATTTGTAAATGATGATCCAGGAAGTTGGCTGGAGGCCATTTCACTTTGGAAAAAACTTCTCGAACATGacccaaaaagagaaaaagtttcTCAAAGGGATGCTAACCCACTAAAACGGAAAGCGGGAGAAAATGAAACTATCATTGCTAAGAAATTAAAAGTGGAGGAGAAACAAGAGGTTGCCAAGGATCACGGAGAAAGCCAGGAGGACAAACTTCTGCAAGGCTCCCCGGAGCAAGGAGAAGCTGTCACTAGAACAGAGCTGCAAGACCATAGACTCAATAGTACCACAGAGAAGGCAGCTGATGCTCAGGACCAGGAGGACTTGACCTTCAGGGTTTCCTGCCGCTGCACCGGGAATGTCAGAAAGGTCATCACGGGACAG gaggcaggaagagtgaTTGGACTTGCTCTCATGAGGCAGTTTGGATGGAAAGCTGACTTGAGGAATCCAAATATAGAG ATCTTCATGCACCTGAGTGATGCTTACTCCGTGGTGGGGATTCCTCTGCTCAG AATGCCCTTGGCCAGCAGAACTTACATCCAGACAGCTGGGCTGCGGTCAACCATAGCGTGGGCCATGGCGTCCATTGCAGAAATTAAG GCTGGAGCACTGGTTTTAGATCCGATGTGTGGCCTTGGGACTATACTTGTGGAAGCAGCCGAAGAGTGGCCA GATgtattttacatgggtgctgataTGAGTGACGCACAGTTACTTGGCGCATGTGACAATCTGAAGGCTGCAGGCCTTACAGACAGGATTGAGTTACTTAAAAGCTCTGTTACAG ATTTACCACTGCCATCACAAAGTACGGATGTTATTATTTCTGACATTCCATTTGGGAAAAAATTTAAGTTAGGAAAAGACATCAAAAGCATTCTACAAGAAATGGAAAG AGTGCTGCGTGTTGGTGGGGCCATGGTCTTGTTGCTCAGTGAAGATCACCACCGGCATCTTACAGACTGTGGAGGCAGCAGCATCCCCCTGACTTCCAAGGGTCACATCGCTGAGCCTGAGATGAAGACGCTTTCGAATCCTGACAGAACTGGTGCACCCGACACAGCATCACCTTCACAAAGAGCAAGTAGCGTGCAGTGTCTGGGCAGGATGCGGCCCTGTGGCTCATTGGTACCAGTGGAATCCTTCAAAGTTAGCCTTGGAAAAACAGATgcatttatatgtaagtataagAAGGCACAAGCTTCGGGACTGTCCTCAGCTGAATGCCATGAGCCAGGTGCACACACCGAGATGGCAGCCATGCAAGAATCCCCTTCTCTCCAGGATTCCTTATAG
- the Thumpd2 gene encoding THUMP domain-containing protein 2 isoform X3 yields MKKLKSAERLFVLIKKQLPIAVSSLHKGKILNEMQRFVNDDPGSWLEAISLWKKLLEHDPKREKVSQRDANPLKRKAGENETIIAKKLKVEEKQEVAKDHGESQEDKLLQGSPEQGEAVTRTELQDHRLNSTTEKAADAQDQEDLTFRVSCRCTGNVRKVITGQEAGRVIGLALMRQFGWKADLRNPNIEIFMHLSDAYSVVGIPLLRMPLASRTYIQTAGLRSTIAWAMASIAEIKAGALVLDPMCGLGTILVEAAEEWPDVFYMGADMSDAQLLGACDNLKAAGLTDRIELLKSSVTDLPLPSQSTDVIISDIPFGKKFKLGKDIKSILQEMERVLRVGGAMVLLLSEDHHRHLTDCGGSSIPLTSKGHIAEPEMKTLSNPDRTGAPDTASPSQRASSVQCLGRMRPCGSLVPVESFKVSLGKTDAFICKYKKAQASGLSSAECHEPGAHTEMAAMQESPSLQDSL; encoded by the exons ATGAAGAAGTTGAAGTCAGCGGAAAGACTGTTTGTGTTGATTAAGAAGCAGCTTCCCATTGCAGTCTCTTCTCTGCACAAAG gaAAAATACTTAATGAGATGCAAAGATTTGTAAATGATGATCCAGGAAGTTGGCTGGAGGCCATTTCACTTTGGAAAAAACTTCTCGAACATGacccaaaaagagaaaaagtttcTCAAAGGGATGCTAACCCACTAAAACGGAAAGCGGGAGAAAATGAAACTATCATTGCTAAGAAATTAAAAGTGGAGGAGAAACAAGAGGTTGCCAAGGATCACGGAGAAAGCCAGGAGGACAAACTTCTGCAAGGCTCCCCGGAGCAAGGAGAAGCTGTCACTAGAACAGAGCTGCAAGACCATAGACTCAATAGTACCACAGAGAAGGCAGCTGATGCTCAGGACCAGGAGGACTTGACCTTCAGGGTTTCCTGCCGCTGCACCGGGAATGTCAGAAAGGTCATCACGGGACAG gaggcaggaagagtgaTTGGACTTGCTCTCATGAGGCAGTTTGGATGGAAAGCTGACTTGAGGAATCCAAATATAGAG ATCTTCATGCACCTGAGTGATGCTTACTCCGTGGTGGGGATTCCTCTGCTCAG AATGCCCTTGGCCAGCAGAACTTACATCCAGACAGCTGGGCTGCGGTCAACCATAGCGTGGGCCATGGCGTCCATTGCAGAAATTAAG GCTGGAGCACTGGTTTTAGATCCGATGTGTGGCCTTGGGACTATACTTGTGGAAGCAGCCGAAGAGTGGCCA GATgtattttacatgggtgctgataTGAGTGACGCACAGTTACTTGGCGCATGTGACAATCTGAAGGCTGCAGGCCTTACAGACAGGATTGAGTTACTTAAAAGCTCTGTTACAG ATTTACCACTGCCATCACAAAGTACGGATGTTATTATTTCTGACATTCCATTTGGGAAAAAATTTAAGTTAGGAAAAGACATCAAAAGCATTCTACAAGAAATGGAAAG AGTGCTGCGTGTTGGTGGGGCCATGGTCTTGTTGCTCAGTGAAGATCACCACCGGCATCTTACAGACTGTGGAGGCAGCAGCATCCCCCTGACTTCCAAGGGTCACATCGCTGAGCCTGAGATGAAGACGCTTTCGAATCCTGACAGAACTGGTGCACCCGACACAGCATCACCTTCACAAAGAGCAAGTAGCGTGCAGTGTCTGGGCAGGATGCGGCCCTGTGGCTCATTGGTACCAGTGGAATCCTTCAAAGTTAGCCTTGGAAAAACAGATgcatttatatgtaagtataagAAGGCACAAGCTTCGGGACTGTCCTCAGCTGAATGCCATGAGCCAGGTGCACACACCGAGATGGCAGCCATGCAAGAATCCCCTTCTCTCCAGGATTCCTTATAG
- the Thumpd2 gene encoding THUMP domain-containing protein 2 isoform X5, whose protein sequence is MPLASRTYIQTAGLRSTIAWAMASIAEIKAGALVLDPMCGLGTILVEAAEEWPVSRKDVFYMGADMSDAQLLGACDNLKAAGLTDRIELLKSSVTDLPLPSQSTDVIISDIPFGKKFKLGKDIKSILQEMERVLRVGGAMVLLLSEDHHRHLTDCGGSSIPLTSKGHIAEPEMKTLSNPDRTGAPDTASPSQRASSVQCLGRMRPCGSLVPVESFKVSLGKTDAFICKYKKAQASGLSSAECHEPGAHTEMAAMQESPSLQDSL, encoded by the exons ATGCCCTTGGCCAGCAGAACTTACATCCAGACAGCTGGGCTGCGGTCAACCATAGCGTGGGCCATGGCGTCCATTGCAGAAATTAAG GCTGGAGCACTGGTTTTAGATCCGATGTGTGGCCTTGGGACTATACTTGTGGAAGCAGCCGAAGAGTGGCCAGTAAGTCGCAAG GATgtattttacatgggtgctgataTGAGTGACGCACAGTTACTTGGCGCATGTGACAATCTGAAGGCTGCAGGCCTTACAGACAGGATTGAGTTACTTAAAAGCTCTGTTACAG ATTTACCACTGCCATCACAAAGTACGGATGTTATTATTTCTGACATTCCATTTGGGAAAAAATTTAAGTTAGGAAAAGACATCAAAAGCATTCTACAAGAAATGGAAAG AGTGCTGCGTGTTGGTGGGGCCATGGTCTTGTTGCTCAGTGAAGATCACCACCGGCATCTTACAGACTGTGGAGGCAGCAGCATCCCCCTGACTTCCAAGGGTCACATCGCTGAGCCTGAGATGAAGACGCTTTCGAATCCTGACAGAACTGGTGCACCCGACACAGCATCACCTTCACAAAGAGCAAGTAGCGTGCAGTGTCTGGGCAGGATGCGGCCCTGTGGCTCATTGGTACCAGTGGAATCCTTCAAAGTTAGCCTTGGAAAAACAGATgcatttatatgtaagtataagAAGGCACAAGCTTCGGGACTGTCCTCAGCTGAATGCCATGAGCCAGGTGCACACACCGAGATGGCAGCCATGCAAGAATCCCCTTCTCTCCAGGATTCCTTATAG
- the Thumpd2 gene encoding THUMP domain-containing protein 2 isoform X6 gives MAVAQADPGSDPAGGARFFCTAGRGLEPFLMREVRARLEATQVEYISGKVFFTTCSDLPSMKKLKSAERLFVLIKKQLPIAVSSLHKGKILNEMQRFVNDDPGSWLEAISLWKKLLEHDPKREKVSQRDANPLKRKAGENETIIAKKLKVEEKQEVAKDHGESQEDKLLQGSPEQGEAVTRTELQDHRLNSTTEKAADAQDQEDLTFRVSCRCTGNVRKVITGQEAGRVIGLALMRQFGWKADLRNPNIEIFMHLSDAYSVVGIPLLRMPLASRTYIQTAGLRSTIAWAMASIAEIKAGALVLDPMCGLGTILVEAAEEWPIYHCHHKVRMLLFLTFHLGKNLS, from the exons ATGGCTGTAGCCCAGGCAGACCCGGGTTCTGACCCCGCTGGCGGCGCCCGGTTCTTCTGCACCGCGGGCCGCGGCCTGGAGCCGTTCTTGATGCGGGAGGTGCGCGCGCGGCTGGAAGCCACGCAG GTTGAATACATTTCAGGAAAAGTGTTTTTCACCACCTGTTCAGATTTGCCCTCTATGAAGAAGTTGAAGTCAGCGGAAAGACTGTTTGTGTTGATTAAGAAGCAGCTTCCCATTGCAGTCTCTTCTCTGCACAAAG gaAAAATACTTAATGAGATGCAAAGATTTGTAAATGATGATCCAGGAAGTTGGCTGGAGGCCATTTCACTTTGGAAAAAACTTCTCGAACATGacccaaaaagagaaaaagtttcTCAAAGGGATGCTAACCCACTAAAACGGAAAGCGGGAGAAAATGAAACTATCATTGCTAAGAAATTAAAAGTGGAGGAGAAACAAGAGGTTGCCAAGGATCACGGAGAAAGCCAGGAGGACAAACTTCTGCAAGGCTCCCCGGAGCAAGGAGAAGCTGTCACTAGAACAGAGCTGCAAGACCATAGACTCAATAGTACCACAGAGAAGGCAGCTGATGCTCAGGACCAGGAGGACTTGACCTTCAGGGTTTCCTGCCGCTGCACCGGGAATGTCAGAAAGGTCATCACGGGACAG gaggcaggaagagtgaTTGGACTTGCTCTCATGAGGCAGTTTGGATGGAAAGCTGACTTGAGGAATCCAAATATAGAG ATCTTCATGCACCTGAGTGATGCTTACTCCGTGGTGGGGATTCCTCTGCTCAG AATGCCCTTGGCCAGCAGAACTTACATCCAGACAGCTGGGCTGCGGTCAACCATAGCGTGGGCCATGGCGTCCATTGCAGAAATTAAG GCTGGAGCACTGGTTTTAGATCCGATGTGTGGCCTTGGGACTATACTTGTGGAAGCAGCCGAAGAGTGGCCA ATTTACCACTGCCATCACAAAGTACGGATGTTATTATTTCTGACATTCCATTTGGGAAAAAATTTAAGTTAG
- the Thumpd2 gene encoding THUMP domain-containing protein 2 isoform X4 produces the protein MAVAQADPGSDPAGGARFFCTAGRGLEPFLMREVRARLEATQVEYISGKVFFTTCSDLPSMKKLKSAERLFVLIKKQLPIAVSSLHKGKILNEMQRFVNDDPGSWLEAISLWKKLLEHDPKREKVSQRDANPLKRKAGENETIIAKKLKVEEKQEVAKDHGESQEDKLLQGSPEQGEAVTRTELQDHRLNSTTEKAADAQDQEDLTFRVSCRCTGNVRKVITGQEAGRVIGLALMRQFGWKADLRNPNIEIFMHLSDAYSVVGIPLLRMPLASRTYIQTAGLRSTIAWAMASIAEIKAGALVLDPMCGLGTILVEAAEEWPVSRKDVFYMGADMSDAQLLGACDNLKAAGLTDRIELLKSSVTG, from the exons ATGGCTGTAGCCCAGGCAGACCCGGGTTCTGACCCCGCTGGCGGCGCCCGGTTCTTCTGCACCGCGGGCCGCGGCCTGGAGCCGTTCTTGATGCGGGAGGTGCGCGCGCGGCTGGAAGCCACGCAG GTTGAATACATTTCAGGAAAAGTGTTTTTCACCACCTGTTCAGATTTGCCCTCTATGAAGAAGTTGAAGTCAGCGGAAAGACTGTTTGTGTTGATTAAGAAGCAGCTTCCCATTGCAGTCTCTTCTCTGCACAAAG gaAAAATACTTAATGAGATGCAAAGATTTGTAAATGATGATCCAGGAAGTTGGCTGGAGGCCATTTCACTTTGGAAAAAACTTCTCGAACATGacccaaaaagagaaaaagtttcTCAAAGGGATGCTAACCCACTAAAACGGAAAGCGGGAGAAAATGAAACTATCATTGCTAAGAAATTAAAAGTGGAGGAGAAACAAGAGGTTGCCAAGGATCACGGAGAAAGCCAGGAGGACAAACTTCTGCAAGGCTCCCCGGAGCAAGGAGAAGCTGTCACTAGAACAGAGCTGCAAGACCATAGACTCAATAGTACCACAGAGAAGGCAGCTGATGCTCAGGACCAGGAGGACTTGACCTTCAGGGTTTCCTGCCGCTGCACCGGGAATGTCAGAAAGGTCATCACGGGACAG gaggcaggaagagtgaTTGGACTTGCTCTCATGAGGCAGTTTGGATGGAAAGCTGACTTGAGGAATCCAAATATAGAG ATCTTCATGCACCTGAGTGATGCTTACTCCGTGGTGGGGATTCCTCTGCTCAG AATGCCCTTGGCCAGCAGAACTTACATCCAGACAGCTGGGCTGCGGTCAACCATAGCGTGGGCCATGGCGTCCATTGCAGAAATTAAG GCTGGAGCACTGGTTTTAGATCCGATGTGTGGCCTTGGGACTATACTTGTGGAAGCAGCCGAAGAGTGGCCAGTAAGTCGCAAG GATgtattttacatgggtgctgataTGAGTGACGCACAGTTACTTGGCGCATGTGACAATCTGAAGGCTGCAGGCCTTACAGACAGGATTGAGTTACTTAAAAGCTCTGTTACAG GCTAG